One segment of Pseudooceanicola aestuarii DNA contains the following:
- the maiA gene encoding maleylacetoacetate isomerase, which translates to MGAVILHDYWRSTASYRVRIGLNLSGIDWHSRPVDLVAGAQRSDAYRALNPQGLVPVLEIDGLRLTQSMAILDYLEDTGRLSLRPADPAQAARMRMAVQAITADLHPVCNLSVADHVVALTGRDSARAAWMARFIRPGLAAVEALLDATGPYAMGELVTQADLAVVPQLYNADRWGVPVDDLPRLRRVAKACASLSAFRDARPDAMAP; encoded by the coding sequence ATGGGCGCCGTGATCCTGCACGATTACTGGCGCTCCACCGCCAGCTACCGGGTGCGGATCGGGCTGAACCTGTCCGGGATCGACTGGCACAGCCGGCCCGTGGACCTGGTCGCCGGGGCACAGCGCAGCGATGCCTACCGGGCGCTGAACCCGCAGGGGCTGGTCCCGGTGCTGGAGATCGACGGCCTGCGGCTGACGCAATCCATGGCGATCCTCGACTACCTGGAGGACACAGGCCGCCTGTCCCTGCGCCCCGCCGACCCGGCGCAGGCGGCGCGGATGCGGATGGCAGTGCAGGCGATCACGGCGGATCTGCACCCGGTCTGCAACCTGTCGGTGGCGGATCATGTCGTGGCCCTGACCGGACGGGACAGCGCGCGGGCGGCGTGGATGGCCCGGTTCATCCGGCCGGGACTGGCGGCGGTGGAGGCGCTGCTGGATGCCACCGGCCCCTATGCCATGGGCGAATTGGTCACACAGGCGGATCTGGCCGTGGTCCCGCAACTTTACAACGCCGACAGATGGGGCGTGCCGGTGGACGATCTGCCTCGTCTTCGCCGGGTGGCGAAGGCCTGCGCGTCATTGTCCGCCTTTCGCGACGCCCGGCCCGACGCGATGGCGCCCTGA
- the fahA gene encoding fumarylacetoacetase — protein sequence MTMMQSWVEAANDPQGDFPLNNLPYGVFDAGQGARMGVAIGDRILDVAAVDHGQDPALFAAPSWNAVMAAGPAVWAALRARLTDLLGDATHRGAVAPHLVPMAGARLLMPFTVSEYTDFYASKNHAVNVGTLFRGAENALPPNWLSIPIGYNGRASSVVVSGSDLRRPWGQLKAPDQPLPTFAPCARLDLELELGAIVGQPSDGMVSVAEADAMIFGYVLLNDWSARDIQAWEYQPLGPFQAKATATSISPWIVTAAALAPFRTPTPARERPLLPYLAEPGPMLYDIDLTVSLAPAGGAETQLARTNYNQMYFSAAQQLCHHTTSGCPMRVGDLLGSGTISGETPDSCGSLLELTRGGQAPVTLEDGRTRRFLEDGDTLTLRGAAQAEGYRVGFGACAGTVLPAVDRD from the coding sequence ATGACCATGATGCAAAGTTGGGTCGAGGCGGCGAATGATCCGCAGGGCGATTTTCCCCTGAACAACCTGCCCTACGGTGTGTTCGACGCCGGGCAGGGCGCGCGGATGGGGGTGGCGATCGGGGATCGCATCCTGGACGTGGCGGCGGTGGATCACGGGCAGGACCCGGCCCTGTTCGCCGCGCCGTCGTGGAACGCGGTGATGGCGGCGGGCCCGGCGGTCTGGGCGGCGTTGCGGGCGCGGTTGACCGACTTGCTGGGCGATGCGACTCATCGCGGGGCGGTGGCGCCGCATCTGGTGCCGATGGCCGGGGCACGGTTGCTGATGCCCTTCACGGTCAGCGAGTACACCGATTTCTATGCCTCGAAGAACCACGCGGTGAATGTCGGCACCCTGTTTCGCGGCGCCGAAAACGCCCTGCCGCCGAACTGGCTGTCGATCCCCATCGGGTACAACGGGCGCGCGTCCTCGGTCGTGGTGTCGGGCAGTGATCTGCGCCGGCCCTGGGGTCAGTTGAAGGCGCCGGACCAGCCACTGCCGACATTCGCCCCCTGCGCGCGCCTGGACCTCGAACTGGAGCTGGGCGCCATCGTCGGTCAGCCCTCCGACGGCATGGTCAGCGTCGCGGAGGCGGACGCGATGATCTTTGGCTACGTTCTGCTGAACGATTGGTCGGCGCGCGATATCCAGGCCTGGGAATATCAGCCGCTGGGCCCGTTTCAGGCCAAGGCGACGGCCACCAGCATCAGCCCCTGGATCGTCACCGCCGCCGCGCTGGCGCCGTTCCGCACCCCGACACCGGCGCGCGAACGCCCGCTGCTGCCCTACCTCGCAGAGCCGGGGCCGATGCTGTACGACATCGACCTTACCGTCAGCCTGGCGCCTGCGGGGGGCGCGGAGACGCAGTTGGCGCGGACCAACTACAACCAGATGTATTTCTCAGCCGCGCAGCAGCTGTGCCACCACACCACCTCGGGCTGTCCGATGCGGGTGGGCGATCTGCTCGGCTCCGGCACTATCTCGGGCGAGACGCCCGACAGCTGCGGATCGCTGCTTGAGCTGACGCGCGGCGGGCAGGCGCCGGTCACTCTGGAGGATGGCCGGACACGGCGGTTCCTGGAGGATGGCGATACGCTGACCCTGCGCGGCGCGGCACAGGCGGAGGGCTATCGCGTCGGCTTTGGCGCCTGTGCCGGCACGGTGCTGCCTGCCGTGGACCGGGACTGA
- the hmgA gene encoding homogentisate 1,2-dioxygenase: MTEASTISGLTRAAGGAGPHPNYMPGFGNDFETEALPGALPQGMNSPQKCAYGLYGEQLSGTAFTAPSHQNERTWCYRIRPSVKHVGRFTRVDLPYWTSAPDVVPDVTSLGQYRWDPVPHSDAPLTWLTGMRTMTTAGDVYTQVGMAAHVYLVTDSMADAYFYSADSELLVVPQEGRLRFCTELGVIDLAPREIAILPRGLLYRVEVLDGPARGFVCENYGQKFDLPGRGPIGANCMANRRDFKTPVAAFEDRDAPSTVTVKWQGQFHETRIPHSPLDVVAWHGNYAPVKYDLSTYCPVGAVLFDHPDPSIFTVLTAPSGVEGTANIDFVLFRERWMVAEDTFRPPWYHKNVMSELMGNIYGEYDAKPNGFAPGGMSLHNMMLPHGPDNEAFEKATFADLKPGKLDDTMSFMFETRFPQHLTRFAAQEAPLQDDYIECWDSLKKRFDGTPEGNWD, from the coding sequence ATGACCGAAGCCAGCACCATTTCCGGCCTGACCCGCGCGGCGGGCGGGGCGGGGCCACATCCGAATTACATGCCCGGCTTTGGCAATGATTTCGAGACGGAGGCCCTGCCCGGTGCCTTGCCGCAGGGAATGAACTCACCCCAGAAATGCGCCTATGGCCTGTACGGAGAGCAGCTGTCCGGCACTGCCTTTACCGCGCCCAGCCATCAGAACGAACGGACCTGGTGCTACCGGATCCGGCCTTCGGTCAAACATGTCGGGCGGTTCACGCGGGTGGATCTGCCTTATTGGACCTCCGCCCCCGACGTGGTGCCGGATGTCACCTCCCTGGGGCAATACCGGTGGGATCCGGTGCCGCATTCCGACGCGCCGCTGACCTGGCTGACGGGGATGCGCACCATGACAACGGCGGGCGATGTCTATACCCAGGTCGGCATGGCGGCGCATGTCTACCTGGTGACGGACAGTATGGCCGACGCCTATTTCTACTCCGCCGACAGCGAATTGCTGGTCGTCCCGCAGGAGGGGCGGCTGCGGTTCTGCACCGAGCTGGGGGTGATCGACCTGGCGCCGCGCGAAATCGCGATCCTGCCGCGCGGGCTGCTCTACCGGGTGGAGGTTCTGGACGGTCCCGCGCGCGGCTTTGTCTGCGAGAATTACGGCCAGAAATTCGACCTGCCGGGCCGGGGGCCGATCGGGGCCAATTGCATGGCCAATCGCCGCGATTTCAAGACCCCCGTCGCCGCCTTCGAGGATCGCGATGCGCCCTCTACCGTCACGGTGAAATGGCAGGGTCAGTTCCACGAAACCCGCATCCCGCATTCGCCGCTGGACGTGGTCGCCTGGCATGGCAATTACGCGCCGGTGAAATACGATCTGTCGACCTATTGCCCGGTGGGCGCCGTGCTGTTCGACCATCCCGACCCGTCGATCTTTACCGTGCTGACGGCCCCATCCGGGGTGGAGGGGACCGCCAATATCGATTTCGTCCTGTTCCGCGAACGCTGGATGGTGGCCGAGGATACGTTTCGCCCGCCCTGGTACCACAAGAACGTCATGTCCGAACTGATGGGCAACATCTACGGCGAATACGACGCCAAGCCGAACGGCTTTGCCCCCGGCGGCATGTCGCTGCACAACATGATGCTGCCGCACGGCCCCGACAACGAGGCCTTCGAGAAGGCGACTTTCGCCGATCTGAAACCGGGAAAGCTGGATGATACCATGTCCTTCATGTTCGAGACGCGGTTCCCGCAGCATCTGACCCGCTTTGCCGCGCAGGAGGCGCCGTTGCAGGACGATTACATCGAATGCTGGGACAGTCTGAAGAAACGGTTCGACGGCACGCCCGAAGGCAATTGGGACTGA
- a CDS encoding WGR domain-containing protein, protein MAERADLPDDPRQLDVFPTSLDLRREDPSRNMRRFYRMTLQPDLFGGVSLVREWGRLGSGGRTVAECHCDEGRAVTALMEHAAAKRRRGYVAG, encoded by the coding sequence ATGGCCGAACGCGCTGATCTCCCTGACGATCCTCGGCAGCTGGACGTCTTTCCCACTTCTCTCGACCTGCGGCGGGAGGATCCGTCGCGCAACATGCGGCGGTTCTATCGCATGACCTTGCAACCCGATCTCTTCGGGGGCGTCTCGCTGGTGCGTGAATGGGGGCGGCTGGGCAGCGGCGGGCGCACGGTGGCGGAATGCCATTGTGACGAGGGGCGCGCCGTCACCGCGTTGATGGAACATGCCGCGGCCAAGCGGCGGCGCGGCTACGTCGCGGGCTGA